The nucleotide window TTCCTGGGTTTTCTCCATTTTGGTCTCTGcaaaatcaagaagaagaagaacaagtaaTTTGGACTCAGGGTGGGAACAACTGAAAAGGGTCTCAGCTCAGGTTCAAAAGGTCAGTTTGACTGATCAAAGCTCCAAACTTGGTCCGGAAAAGAGGGAGTGGCTTTAAAATTTGAAGGGTTTGCGTAGACGGAAAGGACCCCTCTGAGTGTCTACAAAAGAGGGCAAGACTATTAGTAAGGTAACGGAGAAGTGGACAAAACTGGTTCGTCGCTAGTGGCTCTCATTCCATACAAGCATCTTCAATTTTTTTGATTCTCAACAGAGATTGGAAGTGATTGGAAGAACGTTTATAACCCCATTATGATTCAGAACAGGTAGGTGTGGAAGATACAACTTTGCTCATGAACCACGCAAGAGATAGGTACAAAGAACCAAAAGTTGGAGTGTCCTTATTGCCAAGTCATTGTCTTTTGACATGTATAACTATTTAAATCATCcaaagtaataataataataataatttggtCCAAAGAAAAAGGGGGTCAACTGTGAATGAAAATAATTGAAGCAAAAAATCGCTCTCATCCTCCATAACCAATCCTTCTCCTCCATGCAATATAGAAAACCATAGAAGCAGGGCAACAAGCCACATGGTATTTATTAAGTTTAGGTGCGTTGTATGGTATATTCCTCGCAGATGTGGCTTGCAAGTTGCAAAGAAGGTGATCAGTAGGAaaggggagaaaaaaaaaaaaacagaagtagAGCTCAAGATGTATTATATAATTCTAAATGTTGCAACGTTGTTAGTGTAAAGATCATGTTTGGTCAGATGAGATATTCTGCTACTATTCAATTCAAAATGCAGTCTAGAAAGAAAAAGTCATCTATTTGAGACAGTTAAGAAAGTAAGGCCTCAACTTCCCAGCTTTGCCAGGGTTCCTCTTTtcaaactaacaaagaaaatttAGCTTCTAAAAGTATATTTCCTGCTAAAACCCTTGGTTACTCAAAGAAGAGACGCGAGGCACAAGTTTCGAAAATTGAAAACAGTTGGGGAACAATCAGAGACTGAAGTAAAACTAAACAAATGTTACTATAGTAATTCCATGGCCAAACAAAGATGCAATGGTTGCTATCTTACCACAACATCCATAGTGTTGTCCATCTTTTAACAAATAATTTACATTGATGCTAATGTATAAATAAATTGGGCaatttagagatatatatatatgttacaaCTTCATGATTGAAGGATGAAAAAGTCATGAGCCATATCCAACATCTCTAAATCCAAATAACTACTACACAATTGTGTTGGCAATATGCCATCATAATATTGTTTCAAGCTGTTGGAGTCTGACGTAATTTATTAACCAACAATACTAACACTAAATGAAACTGAACCTGCGCCAACAATGAGTTTAATCCTCAGCTCTTGAGTACTGGGTAGGAGAGAGGCCGCTCTGCACCTGTTGAGTCTGGTGCAGGCACTAAAACTAGATCTATCATAATAATAATACAAGAGACTTCAACTGCAATCTGTACTGAACATTTGAGAATGTGAAATAATCTGTACGCTCCACACAGAAATCAAGAGACTTGTGGTGGCCACCTAACGAAAACCTGTTGCAAAATAAGAACTCAGAATTAGATACTGAATGAACAAACTCCACAAACATTGAAAATTAAATAATATCTACAACCAACAGTTTTATCAACAAAATTTAGTCCAGGTCTGTTGATCAGAGAAGAGAGCCGAAAGGAACAATTGCAAGTGCTAACatggcaaaaaaaaattaccatagagagagagagagagagagagagagagagagagagagaagaaaaaaaaaaaaacccttggGCATCTGCACCAATATAGAGCAGGAAAATAGAAGTATACCAACAATTGTAGTACCTATTCATTGAAAACACTCATGAGATCACTTGAAGAGAACTGTTGAAAAATTGGGGAGCCTTTTGCATTATCCACAAAACCCATATTTGGCTCCTGCTTGACTGGATTACCAATGTTCTCGGCATGGATGTTTCCATGGTTCAAGTTGCTTTGCGATTCAAACTCATCAAATCGACTTGGAATCCGAGTCTCTTTACCAACAAATCCGAGATTCCTATAAGCGCCCTGATCAAGCATTTCCCCTGATTTAGGAACATATAAATCCTGGATGTTTGACATATTATGCAACCGCCCAGTCAATTGTCGAGCATCACTATATGTCACAGCTGAGTTTTGGGGACTGATGCTACTTTCAGCAATTACAGAAGAAGATGGAGTAGATAAGGAACCAGTGGCTGAGTACCCACTAAGAATGCCAGGAGTTTTATGATGTCCATTTGATATCCGTCCGATATTCAATGAGGAATTATTATTAGATTGAGCTGAAAGGAGACTGTAATCAATAGCAGTGGACCTGTTAAAGCTACAACTCTGATTGACAGAAGCAGGACTATTTCCAGCCTGGAAACTAGCTGATGACTGCGAGGGAACCACAAGGCAAGATGGCTGTACATTAATAGTACGAACAGGTTCAGTTAGCAAAGACTGCTGATGTCTTTTTGGCTGTGGTCTTTGCTCCTGCTGCAATGTATCCATGAACACGTTGCTATTCTGAGTGCTAAACCCTCCAAGATTGCTGTTTGGTGCCACGGTACCAAGACTATTAGACCGCCATGGTCCACCTGCAGATGCATCCTCAGCAGATATGATACATTGTGGAAAGTGTACAGAAACGTTAGATTGGCGTTTTATCAAAGGCTGCCCAAATGCCACACCATGATCTACAGGGGCACGCTTTGGTCTCTGCAAGGATGCATGTAAAATAGCAGGTTGATCTATTGTTGACCCAGGGTTTCCTACAGGTTGACCTAGAAGCTCAGCTTGCAGGGCTGCAAGTGTTTGTGGAGGAATTTGTCCAGCGGCAGCCAAAGCTTGGATGTCAAATCTATTCCCATGCGAAACCAATTTCACATTTGATTCTACAGGCCCACAGAAAGCATTTGCACTTTGTTGTTGCTCTACGCTTAATCTCTTCAAATATAACCTGAATTTCTGCACATTAAAGAGCCCAAATGAACAACTCTAGGTACATGCAcgataaagaacaaaaaaactGAAACTGCATAAAGaccagaaaaaaataaataaataaataataataataataaataaataaaccacTTCTGCAATGAATAATCTGAGAATAGATAACTAAAGTGAAATAGTTTTAGATCTAAGAGCCAGAGTCACATAGTTGTATGTGTCATTAgtgattttaaaaaaaaaggaaaacggATTCGTATTTTGGTGCTGGTTTTGAACTTTATTCTACACTAAGAAATATTTTCTATAATACAATTCAATGAATTAATTCATGTCAGGTTTCTAAAGTAGATGAACTAATTATTTTGATTCAAGTGTGAACTATAATTTTACTAGTTTCTGTCATTTATGTTAAAAAATTACTTATTATTTTTGCATCAAAGGATACATGCTTGTATTTTATTGTTCTGCTTCTAGACACCAAACAAAAATACCAAAGCAAACAATGCAAAGCATATGAGATAATATGGAAGGATCCGCCCAACCTGCAGATGGCTTGCAACATTTTCTCTACTTAAACCAGGTACATTCATCAATTCAAGGATTCTCTTTGGTACGGCCTCTGAAATAGAAGAAAATATTCTGATAAGCATAATGGAAGAAGGGTTCAGATTTCTGTCTTaatcacaaaagaaaagaaaacaaagaaacagaaaattcTCATGCATGTTAATCTCAATCAATGTCTCCTCAGCAGGGCACAAGTAAAATTCTTCTGTTATCCAAACTACACCAAAAACTAGTACTTTGTAGTTAAGAGACTTGAGGACATTTTTATGCAACTTCTATGTCACTTGACACAGGATACAGGGAAATACGGTTCTCACCTCTGGATTGTCCCACTTCTCATGCTCCTCATTTCTTTTACATCAAGAGTTCAAGTTATTAagttatttaatttatttattctaAAAGTTAAACCAAGCAATGAGATCccaaatggtccacatataagGCATTTTACATAAGCCAACATCTGTACCAGAAAACACCGCATACTAGCATAAACTATGCCTTCAGAAATTCAAATTATATGTTTGATATAAGAATTAAATCAGAATATAGGGTAAAAGATTAGAGAACATACTATCAAGCCCAAGTTGGTTAACAGCACTGACAAATTGCTGATGGAGTTCAACTGACCACACTACACGGGGTTTCTTTGATGTAGACATATCATCATTTTCCATatcaccatcttcatcttctttaccACTGCTCCTTTTCTTCTGACTTCTCGTTCTCGCTGTTCCTTCTGTTCCTTCAATAACAGAAGAAGTATATTCAACATCATTAATTCCCCGTTTATGCCTATCATTATCTTCCAAGCTCCCTGAATgttcaatttctttattttcgtTTAATTTTTTCCTAGCAACATGCTGCCAGATATTCTTGAGCTCTTCCTCACGTACAGGCTTAATTAAATAATCGCAAGCACCATGTCTGATTCCTTTCATAACAGCACTTGTTCTCCCATCAGCAGACATCACTGAACAAAATACCAACATGTCAATAGGCATAACATAACTTAATTACCCTTAAACATTAcaagtatgtatatatatactcaCTGATGACAGGAAGATCCATTTCCAGCCCTATACATTCCAGGAGTTTAAATCCATCCATATCAGGCATATGAACATCACTCAATACCACATCAAAATAGCCTTTTTTCTCCCGTAGATGATTCAAAGCATCAGTAGCCTGGGAGCAAAGTGTTACTGCAAGCAAACAACAAGACATTCAAGATAACAAAAGTTAGACAACTTAACTCTGCTCCTACTTCTGACAACAATTTTgcttacacaaaaaaaaaaaaaaaaaaaggtccccATGCATTCCTAATATGGCAAATTCAGAAAAGCTTTGTCGTTATAATAGTAACGGATCATATGCGTATTGGGTGTTGGAACAGCTACTGCTTAACCTCATCTAAATCCTCAAACttatcatataaaaaaaaaatagtatgcggaagaagaaaaaactaaaactaaaaatcTAAGAACAGAGGACTTCAAATTTGTACAGCTGTATCATATCTGCTGGAAATTAATC belongs to Rosa chinensis cultivar Old Blush chromosome 4, RchiOBHm-V2, whole genome shotgun sequence and includes:
- the LOC112197023 gene encoding two-component response regulator ORR21 encodes the protein MAALQSVVQSCLSTTTASSFGSCKGGGGASSASANVMAVHDQFPAGLRVLVVDDDTTCLAILEQMLRRCLYQVTLCSQATDALNHLREKKGYFDVVLSDVHMPDMDGFKLLECIGLEMDLPVIMMSADGRTSAVMKGIRHGACDYLIKPVREEELKNIWQHVARKKLNENKEIEHSGSLEDNDRHKRGINDVEYTSSVIEGTEGTARTRSQKKRSSGKEDEDGDMENDDMSTSKKPRVVWSVELHQQFVSAVNQLGLDKAVPKRILELMNVPGLSRENVASHLQKFRLYLKRLSVEQQQSANAFCGPVESNVKLVSHGNRFDIQALAAAGQIPPQTLAALQAELLGQPVGNPGSTIDQPAILHASLQRPKRAPVDHGVAFGQPLIKRQSNVSVHFPQCIISAEDASAGGPWRSNSLGTVAPNSNLGGFSTQNSNVFMDTLQQEQRPQPKRHQQSLLTEPVRTINVQPSCLVVPSQSSASFQAGNSPASVNQSCSFNRSTAIDYSLLSAQSNNNSSLNIGRISNGHHKTPGILSGYSATGSLSTPSSSVIAESSISPQNSAVTYSDARQLTGRLHNMSNIQDLYVPKSGEMLDQGAYRNLGFVGKETRIPSRFDEFESQSNLNHGNIHAENIGNPVKQEPNMGFVDNAKGSPIFQQFSSSDLMSVFNE